The Vibrio toranzoniae sequence CCATTAGGTGCGGGTTACCACATCATTCAGAGTAAGATTGCGATAGGTTCGGGTGGGATATCAGGAAAAGGTTGGCTGCAAGGCACGCAGTCTCAACTGGAGTTTATCCCAGAACGACACACCGACTTCATTTTTGCAGTGATTGCCGAAGAGTGGGGCATGATTGGTATTTTGTTTTTGCTTGCTATTTACCTGTTTATTATTGGACGCGGGTTAATACTTGCGAGCCAAGCGCAAACGGCCTTTGGCCGAATGATGGGCGGCAGTATTGTATTGAGCTTCTTCGTCTATATTTTTGTAAACATTGGCATGGTAAGTGGCATCCTTCCAGTTGTAGGTGTCCCCCTTCCTCTGGTTAGTTATGGCGGTACTTCAATGGTTACCCTTATGGCTGGTTTTGGTATTTTAATGTCTATCCATACACATAGAAAAGCATTCTCAAAGGCGACCTAATCGATGTCTATTAAAACGTTTCCAAAAAAAGCATCCTTGGTTGATGAACTGCCAATCAAAAAAATAGTCTCTATCTTAGGGCTAGCGATTTTAATTAATGGTTGTTCTTCACAGCAGCCAACAGGCCGCTACGATATTGATTCAGATATTGCACCAGACGCACCTATCTCGGTAGAGCATTTAGAGGACGCTCACCCTCAGTATGAACCGTACAGCTTAGGTGGTAACACGGATTACACTCTGCGTGGCGAAAACTACAAAATAGTACAAAAGACCCAAGGGTTTACTGAGAAAGGCAAAGCCTCTTGGTACGGTAAGAAATTTCATGGTCATTTAACGTCTAATGGCGAGATCTACGACATGTATTCGATGTCTGCAGCGCACAAAACATTACCCATTCCAAGCTATGTAAAAGTGACGAATACCGACAATAACAAAACCACGATTGTTCGTATCAATGACCGCGGCCCATTTCATGAAGGCCGAATCATTGACCTTAGTTATGCGGCGGCTTACAAGCTCGATGTTTTGAGAACGGGCACGGCTAATGTGGAGATTGAAGTCATCACAGTCGCTATGCCGACCGATGCGAATAAAAAAGCCACTTTACCTCAATTTATCATTCAGGTTGCCACATCTCGGCATAAAGACAGAACTGAGAACTTAGCCAAAGATCTAGGTGGAAAGCTTGCAGTAGCAACCTTCTTACAGTCAAATGATGATAACTACCGTCTGATGCTTGGGCCATTTCATGACTATGCGCTGACTCAAGAGAAATTAAAACAGGTTAAGCTTATGGGTTACCCGTCAGCTTATATAAAAAAACACACACTAACTCGCTAATTAATCTAACAGTTACTTCTGGTAATCAGCGCTCTGGTGTGACAGAGTGATTCTGTTAAGATATGAATAGTTAACCAAATAATTGCATTCAAAATGATTAAATCTAATAAACTTGTTAAATCGATTTTTGCTACTTCTGTTGCGCTTTCAGCAACAATAGCTACATCATCATTCGCCGCTCCTATTGTTGTTCCTGACGCACCCCAAATCGCCGCTAAAGGTTTTGTTCTAATGGATTACCATTCGGGCAAAGTACTAGCCGAGAAAGAGATGAATACTCAACTTTCTCCAGCAAGTTTAACCAAGATGATGACGAGCTACGTGATTGGCCAAGAGCTTGATCGTGGTAACATCAACCTGAACGACGACGTTGTAATCAGCGAAAATGCTTGGGCTAAAAATTTCCCAGATTCATCTAAAATGTTCGTTGAAGTGGGTACAACGGTTAAAGTTGAAGAACTGAACCG is a genomic window containing:
- a CDS encoding septal ring lytic transglycosylase RlpA family protein, whose translation is MSIKTFPKKASLVDELPIKKIVSILGLAILINGCSSQQPTGRYDIDSDIAPDAPISVEHLEDAHPQYEPYSLGGNTDYTLRGENYKIVQKTQGFTEKGKASWYGKKFHGHLTSNGEIYDMYSMSAAHKTLPIPSYVKVTNTDNNKTTIVRINDRGPFHEGRIIDLSYAAAYKLDVLRTGTANVEIEVITVAMPTDANKKATLPQFIIQVATSRHKDRTENLAKDLGGKLAVATFLQSNDDNYRLMLGPFHDYALTQEKLKQVKLMGYPSAYIKKHTLTR